One window of the Desulfonatronum thiosulfatophilum genome contains the following:
- a CDS encoding EAL domain-containing protein, producing the protein MTKPHLPLSFSEIDMALEGSGLITLPGRATITLESAFQPVYSLAHKRMIGMEALIRAKDDQGRSISPPALFSACNGITELIVLDRMARHVHVRNFTLLNDPLSWLFLNVHPRVVQQGKKMGSFFSELLDRFALPAHRVVIEIVEHPIEDTNLLQETVEYYKSLGCLIALDDFGAGGSNFERVWSLKPHIIKLDRSFVVQATARPDTRDILPDLVYLLRQAGCLVLMEGVETFEQALIAMESGVDFVQGYHFAMPTPNPMAMREFSFDALFSFFKSFAQNEETSKQDKIRHYQKLFDEMVREVESGISLEVAGRTFFAHEKCVRCFLITSDGAQVGLNMLSPKYAQNQDPRFKPLENTSDADWSRRFYLRRAVANPGRVQCTRPYLSLTGAHMCVTFSRTVQTPQGTLVLCCDVNWD; encoded by the coding sequence ATGACGAAACCCCATCTGCCCCTTTCTTTCAGTGAAATCGATATGGCTTTGGAAGGGAGCGGGCTGATCACCCTGCCGGGGAGGGCGACGATTACGCTGGAGAGTGCGTTTCAGCCCGTGTACAGTCTGGCCCACAAGCGCATGATCGGCATGGAGGCTCTGATTCGGGCCAAGGATGATCAGGGGCGGTCCATCAGTCCGCCCGCGCTGTTCAGTGCATGCAACGGCATTACGGAACTGATCGTTCTGGACCGGATGGCCCGCCATGTCCATGTTCGCAATTTTACCCTGCTGAACGATCCCCTGAGCTGGCTTTTTCTCAATGTTCACCCACGAGTCGTCCAGCAAGGAAAGAAGATGGGATCTTTTTTCAGCGAATTGCTGGACCGGTTCGCATTGCCCGCCCACCGCGTGGTGATAGAGATCGTTGAGCACCCCATCGAGGATACAAATCTGTTGCAGGAGACGGTGGAGTACTACAAAAGCCTCGGATGCCTGATCGCCCTTGATGACTTCGGGGCCGGAGGATCGAATTTCGAGCGAGTCTGGAGCCTCAAACCGCATATCATCAAGCTGGATCGCAGCTTTGTGGTTCAGGCCACGGCGCGGCCCGATACCAGGGACATCCTGCCGGACCTGGTCTATTTGCTGCGTCAGGCTGGGTGCCTGGTGCTCATGGAGGGGGTGGAAACCTTCGAGCAGGCTCTTATAGCCATGGAATCGGGCGTAGATTTCGTTCAGGGATATCATTTCGCCATGCCGACACCCAACCCGATGGCCATGCGGGAATTCAGCTTTGATGCGCTGTTTTCCTTCTTCAAGTCATTTGCTCAAAACGAGGAGACGTCCAAGCAGGACAAGATCCGTCATTATCAAAAGCTGTTCGACGAGATGGTCCGGGAAGTGGAGTCCGGAATCTCCCTGGAAGTCGCCGGCAGGACATTTTTTGCCCACGAGAAATGTGTCCGCTGTTTTCTAATCACGAGCGACGGCGCCCAGGTCGGGCTGAACATGCTTTCACCAAAATACGCCCAGAACCAGGACCCCCGCTTCAAGCCGCTGGAGAACACCAGCGACGCGGACTGGTCACGGCGGTTCTATCTGCGGCGAGCAGTGGCAAATCCCGGCCGCGTTCAGTGCACCCGCCCCTACCTGTCCCTGACCGGTGCGCATATGTGCGTGACGTTTTCCCGGACCGTCCAGACACCGCAAGGAACACTGGTACTCTGCTGTGACGTGAACTGGGATTGA
- a CDS encoding PAS domain S-box protein, producing MNELEQRILSLEEENRFLREEKRRSVDALEMAACLGRFDARPEAGIDRGFVLRETAKKVRNLIKCKVLSFFLVDSTDNGFQRSYCTPEDFGPDLDAEVDQLIQDHRFAWILRRGRPVVVPSTDRSSKLLLHALATPSRIRGMFIGVLDKEVADIPDVQLSLLSIVLLSSASALESIETYEHMSKLNKELEKYARETERQYQEIFENAPIGIFQSTPQGRYLSVNPEYVRILGFQDPEEMIDSVTDIATQLYVRPEEREIYKEQLNTSGQSYNFEAELRRKDGNTIWVSMNTRAKRTQDGRMIYEGFLSDITQRKHAEHALMYEQKLNQAISDSAPGMLFLYDPEGRLVRWNKNLEYLSGYSAEELAGMQVMDWYIGDEQSRKAVQDAIAMAIGEGLGEAETYPQIKGGGKIPVYLRISRFAIEDKQYFVGVGIDISRLKKTEEQLKEVSDRLAVILENIPAGVVVHDMDGQFIFVNENACRISGYSRRELMTMAVTDLDQSASLSQEAVRFWHELNYDESRSVETRLIRKDGTQYPAEIRLNPIKMNGERVLLAIVFDITERKMTEQVIKDARFAAEAANKSKSEFLANMSHEIRTPINGIMGMMQLLETTSLDNDQKQYVQLTLSSAKRLNRLLSDILDLSRVEAGKMAVLESEINFTELRDSVAGLFSINARNKGIELICNVDQALPPTLIGDETRIRQILFNLVGNALKFTKMGKVCLEVGLLESTSNGLRVRFTVQDTGIGIPEDRLTDIFEPFRQVEGNYTRYYQGAGLGLAIVQRLVHLMDGSIEVQSDLGKGTRVEVALWLKTGQQASQSGMTMSSGKMTKPRRLRILMAEDEPSNSFATKKLLENAGHVVTLAEDGREVLGLLTAQEFDCILMDIQMPVMNGIEAAREIRRLEDEKGKLGGENPNIPASQHSRIPIIALTAYAMLGDREKFLQAGMNDYLAKPVRMKDLELAINRLCG from the coding sequence ATGAACGAACTGGAACAACGTATCCTCAGCCTGGAGGAGGAAAACCGATTCCTGCGCGAAGAAAAGAGGAGGTCCGTGGACGCCCTGGAGATGGCCGCATGTCTCGGCCGATTCGACGCCAGGCCGGAAGCGGGCATCGACAGGGGCTTTGTCCTGCGCGAAACCGCCAAAAAAGTCAGGAACCTGATCAAGTGCAAGGTGCTGTCTTTTTTTCTGGTGGACTCGACGGACAACGGTTTCCAGCGTTCCTACTGCACACCTGAGGACTTTGGGCCGGACCTGGATGCCGAGGTCGACCAGCTTATTCAGGATCACCGCTTTGCCTGGATTCTCAGACGCGGCAGGCCAGTGGTCGTTCCGAGCACGGACAGGTCAAGCAAACTCTTGTTACACGCCCTTGCCACTCCTTCCAGGATCAGGGGCATGTTCATTGGAGTTCTCGACAAGGAGGTCGCTGATATTCCGGACGTGCAGCTGTCGCTGCTTTCCATCGTCTTGTTGTCCAGCGCGTCGGCTCTGGAAAGCATCGAGACCTATGAGCACATGAGCAAGCTGAACAAGGAGCTGGAAAAATACGCACGGGAAACGGAACGGCAGTACCAGGAAATTTTCGAAAACGCGCCGATTGGCATTTTCCAATCCACCCCCCAGGGACGCTACCTCTCGGTCAACCCCGAATACGTCCGCATCCTCGGCTTCCAGGACCCGGAGGAGATGATCGATTCCGTCACGGACATTGCGACACAGCTGTATGTTCGCCCGGAAGAGCGGGAAATTTACAAGGAGCAACTGAATACATCCGGCCAATCCTACAATTTTGAAGCAGAGTTGAGAAGAAAAGACGGCAATACGATTTGGGTTTCCATGAACACAAGAGCCAAGCGAACCCAGGACGGCAGGATGATCTACGAAGGTTTTCTTTCGGACATCACCCAGCGCAAGCATGCCGAACATGCCTTGATGTATGAACAAAAGTTGAACCAGGCCATCAGCGACAGCGCGCCCGGCATGCTTTTTCTCTATGACCCGGAAGGCCGTCTGGTTCGCTGGAACAAGAACCTTGAATACCTTTCCGGCTATTCCGCCGAAGAGTTGGCCGGCATGCAGGTCATGGACTGGTATATAGGCGATGAACAGAGCCGCAAGGCGGTTCAGGACGCTATCGCCATGGCCATTGGGGAAGGTTTGGGGGAAGCCGAAACTTATCCGCAAATCAAGGGCGGCGGGAAGATCCCTGTCTATCTCAGAATTAGTCGATTCGCCATTGAGGATAAGCAATATTTTGTTGGAGTCGGGATTGATATCTCCAGGCTCAAGAAAACGGAAGAACAGCTCAAGGAAGTCAGCGACCGGCTGGCCGTCATCCTGGAAAACATCCCCGCAGGAGTCGTTGTCCACGACATGGACGGGCAATTTATTTTTGTTAATGAAAATGCCTGCCGGATCAGCGGATATTCACGCCGGGAGTTGATGACCATGGCCGTGACGGATTTGGATCAAAGCGCCTCTTTATCACAGGAAGCCGTTCGTTTTTGGCATGAACTGAATTATGATGAATCGCGTTCCGTCGAAACCAGACTAATCCGCAAGGACGGCACGCAATACCCCGCCGAAATACGTTTGAACCCCATTAAAATGAATGGAGAACGCGTTCTCCTGGCCATTGTATTCGACATCACCGAGCGAAAAATGACGGAACAGGTTATCAAGGACGCGCGATTTGCCGCGGAAGCCGCGAATAAGTCCAAATCCGAATTTTTGGCCAACATGAGCCATGAAATCCGGACCCCCATCAACGGCATCATGGGAATGATGCAGCTTCTGGAAACCACATCCCTGGATAACGACCAGAAACAGTACGTGCAGTTGACCCTCTCTTCCGCCAAACGGTTGAACCGGCTGCTCTCGGACATCCTGGATCTGTCCAGGGTTGAAGCGGGGAAGATGGCTGTCCTGGAATCAGAGATCAACTTCACAGAATTACGGGATTCCGTTGCCGGTCTTTTCTCCATCAACGCAAGAAACAAAGGCATTGAACTCATTTGCAATGTGGACCAGGCTCTGCCGCCGACGTTGATCGGGGATGAAACACGCATCCGGCAGATATTGTTCAACTTGGTCGGCAATGCCTTGAAATTTACGAAAATGGGCAAAGTGTGTTTGGAAGTCGGCTTACTGGAGTCAACCAGTAATGGTCTACGAGTCCGTTTCACGGTCCAGGATACGGGCATCGGCATTCCCGAGGACAGGCTGACGGATATCTTTGAACCCTTCAGACAAGTGGAAGGAAACTACACGCGCTACTATCAGGGCGCAGGTCTTGGTCTGGCAATCGTGCAACGGCTGGTGCACCTGATGGACGGAAGCATCGAGGTTCAAAGCGACCTCGGCAAGGGAACCAGGGTTGAGGTGGCATTGTGGTTGAAAACCGGGCAGCAGGCTTCTCAGTCCGGGATGACGATGAGTTCCGGCAAGATGACAAAGCCACGGCGCCTGCGCATCTTAATGGCCGAGGACGAACCGTCCAATTCTTTCGCAACGAAAAAACTGCTGGAGAATGCCGGGCATGTCGTCACCCTGGCCGAGGACGGCCGAGAGGTTTTGGGCCTGCTCACGGCTCAGGAGTTTGATTGCATACTCATGGACATCCAGATGCCCGTCATGAATGGGATTGAAGCTGCCAGAGAGATCAGGAGGTTGGAGGATGAAAAAGGAAAGTTGGGAGGTGAAAACCCCAATATTCCAGCATCTCAGCATTCCAGAATCCCCATCATCGCCCTGACGGCCTATGCCATGCTTGGCGACCGGGAAAAGTTCCTGCAAGCGGGCATGAACGACTATTTGGCCAAGCCGGTGCGAATGAAGGATCTGGAGTTGGCCATCAACAGGCTTTGCGGCTGA
- a CDS encoding HDOD domain-containing protein, translated as MAFIKIDDITPGMSLASDLRSREGRFLLPQGAVLSERSILTCKAWGVTRAEIVGHEQEELTEARMAAIPPKFIMQAGQYIRPYLNHVDHRHPAIEEITRIAIERTAQRIAAGTPVWCDDGDGDCPHCEMVPGKSRLGDDGPRAVLHLVREQVGLISMPDIFYKIMQVMESPFSSASHIADVVAKDSSLTAKLLKLVNSAYYGFPSKIGSIRRAVALLGTKELTSLAFGISVVNTFDRIPKKVMDVESFWKHSITCGIYASLVSSWKQNLSGERFFVAGLLHDLGRLIMLKGMPDACREAICLSRKERMPLFLAERRVIGFDHAHVGGLLCREWKIPGSLEQMVRYHHAPAKAENIMEAGIVNLANLMASFTSPGACGEGVIPPLCATGWESMGIDVSDLYPAVVLAERQLEEIIQIFIGRE; from the coding sequence ATGGCGTTCATCAAGATTGACGATATTACACCGGGAATGAGCCTGGCCTCGGATCTGCGCTCCCGGGAGGGGCGCTTTTTGCTTCCCCAAGGGGCGGTGCTCAGTGAGAGAAGCATTCTCACCTGCAAGGCCTGGGGCGTCACCCGTGCCGAGATTGTCGGACACGAGCAGGAGGAGCTCACCGAGGCCAGAATGGCCGCGATTCCCCCGAAATTCATAATGCAGGCGGGACAATACATCCGCCCGTACCTGAATCATGTTGATCACCGACATCCGGCAATAGAAGAAATCACCAGAATTGCCATAGAACGCACTGCGCAAAGAATTGCAGCCGGTACGCCGGTATGGTGCGACGACGGAGACGGAGACTGCCCGCATTGTGAAATGGTCCCTGGCAAAAGCAGGCTCGGCGACGATGGGCCACGTGCCGTTTTACACTTGGTCCGGGAACAGGTTGGCTTGATATCCATGCCGGACATTTTCTACAAGATCATGCAGGTGATGGAATCCCCGTTCAGTTCCGCGTCCCACATAGCGGACGTCGTGGCCAAGGACAGCAGCCTGACAGCCAAGCTGCTCAAGCTGGTGAACAGCGCCTACTACGGCTTTCCTTCCAAAATCGGTTCCATCCGCCGAGCCGTGGCCCTTCTGGGGACCAAGGAATTGACCTCCCTGGCCTTCGGCATTTCCGTGGTCAATACGTTTGACCGCATTCCCAAAAAGGTGATGGATGTTGAAAGCTTCTGGAAACACAGCATCACATGCGGCATCTATGCCAGCCTTGTTTCTTCCTGGAAACAAAATCTATCCGGAGAGCGGTTTTTCGTCGCCGGGCTGCTCCACGACCTGGGGCGGCTGATCATGCTCAAAGGCATGCCGGACGCCTGTCGTGAAGCCATTTGCCTTTCCCGGAAAGAGCGGATGCCTCTGTTCCTGGCCGAGCGCAGGGTAATTGGCTTCGACCATGCCCACGTAGGCGGATTGCTGTGCAGGGAATGGAAGATCCCGGGATCTCTCGAACAGATGGTCCGGTATCACCATGCTCCTGCGAAAGCCGAAAACATCATGGAAGCGGGCATCGTGAATCTCGCCAATCTCATGGCATCCTTCACCTCGCCGGGAGCCTGCGGCGAAGGGGTGATTCCGCCTTTATGCGCAACCGGGTGGGAAAGCATGGGGATCGATGTCAGCGATCTTTATCCGGCGGTTGTGCTGGCGGAAAGACAGCTTGAAGAGATCATCCAAATTTTTATCGGCAGGGAGTGA